A genome region from Carya illinoinensis cultivar Pawnee chromosome 2, C.illinoinensisPawnee_v1, whole genome shotgun sequence includes the following:
- the LOC122301628 gene encoding uncharacterized protein LOC122301628 — protein sequence MVIGAFNELLHHNEKWGGRPWPFWQISAFRDVVNNCSSKDMGFKGNKFPWSNRRGGAMCISERLDRVLANQPWLGFFPNASVTHGLEAYSDHTPIWVNTEWERGHIRVGRQFKFEEMWVGEPECEEIITASWRRD from the coding sequence ATGGTGATTGGGGCTTTTAATGAACTGTTGCACCACAATGAAAAATGGGGAGGGAGGCCTTGGCCGTTTTGGCAAATCTCTGCTTTTAGGGATGTGGTCAACAACTGCTCTTCAAAGGATATGGGGTTTAAGGGTAATAAATTTCCGTGGAGTAATCGTAGAGGAGGGGCTATGTGTATTAGTGAGAGGCTTGATAGAGTTTTGGCAAATCAACCATGGTTGGGTTTTTTTCCAAATGCATCGGTTACACATGGTTTGGAGGCCTATTCAGACCATACTCCTATATGGGTTAATACTGAATGGGAAAGGGGGCACATTCGTGTTGGGAGACAGTTTAAGTTTGAAGAAATGTGGGTAGGAGAGCCGGAATGTGAGGAGATTATTACGGCTTCTTGGAGGAGAGATTAA